In Sulfurovum xiamenensis, a genomic segment contains:
- the trpA gene encoding tryptophan synthase subunit alpha, producing the protein MKNLVAYITTGFPSLEFTVDAALALAEAGVDTLELGMPFSDPVADGPVIEKANLKALENGFKLDHLFEVSAKITPHIDTLWMGYFNPFYHKGLETFITEANKAGVNGFIIPDLPLEEAKPYKPAIEAAGLTLIDFIAPTDSKARIEQIVTDAKKFIYLVAYAGITGSGQSEDLQPIITDIKAFTDTPVYVGFGVDENTAKDKAKGVDGVIVGSAFVKVLLDEHLSDSQKITKISAIAKEIKEKINS; encoded by the coding sequence TTGAAAAATTTAGTTGCCTATATTACCACCGGTTTTCCTTCATTGGAATTTACTGTAGATGCCGCTTTGGCTTTGGCAGAAGCAGGTGTAGATACCCTTGAACTGGGCATGCCTTTTTCAGACCCTGTAGCCGATGGTCCTGTCATTGAAAAAGCCAACCTGAAAGCCTTGGAAAACGGTTTTAAACTTGACCATCTGTTTGAAGTGTCTGCGAAGATAACGCCCCATATAGATACATTATGGATGGGATACTTCAACCCTTTTTACCACAAAGGACTAGAGACTTTCATCACTGAAGCAAACAAAGCCGGTGTGAACGGTTTCATCATTCCAGACCTTCCTTTAGAAGAAGCAAAACCTTATAAACCGGCCATAGAAGCCGCGGGTTTGACCCTGATAGATTTCATTGCGCCTACAGACTCCAAAGCACGGATAGAGCAGATTGTGACGGATGCAAAAAAATTCATCTACCTAGTGGCATATGCAGGTATTACAGGTTCTGGACAGAGTGAAGATCTGCAGCCGATCATCACAGATATCAAAGCATTTACAGATACACCGGTCTATGTAGGATTCGGAGTAGATGAAAACACTGCCAAAGATAAAGCCAAAGGTGTAGATGGGGTGATCGTTGGTTCTGCTTTTGTCAAAGTGCTTTTAGATGAACATTTGAGTGATAGCCAAAAGATCACAAAGATCTCTGCTATTGCAAAAGAGATCAAAGAAAAAATAAACAGCTAA
- the lgt gene encoding prolipoprotein diacylglyceryl transferase, protein MEHFIWNVNPNILELGPLQLRWYGLLFVGSFFLGLMILTKIYKREGKDPAVLDSMLIYVMVGAVLGSRLVHCFFYEPEFYLSHPLEILKVWKGGLASHGGLAGVLIALYLFAKRYHTSYMWLLSRVSIPGALTAAFVRFGNLFNSEILGLPSDKPWAIIFARVDMLPRHPVQLYEAFSYIIIFLLLIVIYRKVTPAFATKILPAVFLITVFTARFFLEYTKTRQAAYTTDLPFTTGQILSIPYIILGILWMIWAFKSVSKDQKYDKASHS, encoded by the coding sequence ATGGAACATTTTATCTGGAACGTCAATCCCAATATCTTAGAATTAGGTCCTTTACAGCTTCGTTGGTACGGTCTGCTCTTTGTGGGTTCATTTTTTCTTGGACTGATGATCCTCACCAAGATCTATAAACGCGAAGGCAAAGATCCTGCTGTTCTTGATTCCATGCTGATCTATGTCATGGTAGGTGCAGTACTGGGTTCGCGTTTGGTACACTGTTTCTTCTATGAACCGGAGTTTTATCTCTCCCATCCCCTCGAGATACTTAAAGTATGGAAAGGCGGGCTTGCGAGCCATGGTGGACTTGCAGGTGTACTGATCGCACTTTATCTGTTTGCAAAACGCTATCACACATCCTATATGTGGCTACTTTCACGTGTTTCCATACCTGGTGCACTGACTGCGGCCTTTGTGCGTTTTGGTAATCTTTTCAATTCAGAGATACTGGGACTCCCGAGTGACAAACCCTGGGCTATCATCTTTGCACGTGTCGATATGCTCCCTAGACATCCCGTGCAACTCTATGAAGCATTTTCCTATATTATTATTTTCCTCCTATTGATTGTCATCTATCGTAAAGTGACGCCTGCTTTTGCAACCAAGATACTTCCTGCTGTCTTTTTAATTACCGTCTTTACTGCGCGTTTCTTTTTGGAATATACCAAAACCAGGCAGGCAGCCTATACGACAGATCTTCCTTTTACAACAGGTCAAATATTAAGTATACCTTATATAATATTGGGTATCTTATGGATGATATGGGCATTTAAAAGTGTATCGAAGGATCAAAAATATGACAAAGCCTCTCATAGCTAA
- a CDS encoding BadF/BadG/BcrA/BcrD ATPase family protein, with translation MTKPLIAKYALGIDIGSTTVKYVVCDEHFNILQKAYTPHDTKQAPTLLRLLQELSLAHPDIYNHIDKVYITGSGATRIAPTINARFVQEVNAVVLAVEHLHPDVRAVVELGGQDAKIMHFKVSEDGKKSVLSSMNDKCASGTGATIEKCTMKVGMESDEVQKLSFETDKLHHVAAKCGVFAETDIVNLVKTSVPSHEIMNSLADAIVMQNLTVLTRGNTLMPKVLLLGGPNTYLPFLQECWRMRISELWDERGVQYDKEKINELIIVPDNAQYYAALGAVIFGEGEANHDKPFTGLIQLKTLVDTGGVTQNENDDTPLVSSPEELQAFQEEYTIKTFTPPLLTEKTTCFLGIDGGSTSSKAVLCDAQGELLLKVYQLSKGNPIEDTLELLQKIQAQDPHHFYDIQGLGVTGYAADVLGGALNADANIIETIAHMKSAQKAFGEDINVICDIGGQDIKVLFMENGMMKNFRLSNQCSAGNGTLLQSMAKQFGVPVENYAYTAFTAKKAPLFNYGCAVFLDTDRVNFQKEGYSKEELFAGIAKVLPKNVWQYVVQAPNLAAFGDHFVLQGGTQYNQAALKAQVDYIKEKVPHARVDVHPHPGEAGAYGAALEAKDMVEQRGYATFVGMEEALQMTYTSRTDESTRCHFCSINCSRTFIDTQTPSSDTVRYIAGFSCEEGTVESHEALKLLKEGRKALQKNTPNLVKKESMSLFAPTYDLETKPTAATQVKEQQVKVTLGGWGPTLRKEVTRNFLESSQESKTYRKNLQIAIPKVLNVYSLAPFLRTYLEALDLSPMNIQFSGFSNEDMFLEGAKYGSVDSCYPAKVAQSHVYSLMYSKKFSKKHFDHLWFPAVTHLPGYLKHTMGQTSCPIISGTPKVVYSAFTKEKNLFEEKGIDYVEDALNFDNHDLLKKQLFHTWRDKLRITEDENNWAVEQAWKALDQNDAKIMQEGRSILDEAVANDEIVILLLGRPYHSDPGLNHEVLDEFQSLGFKTLSMRAIPKDEDYLMQYFKEDVDFGYVESPYDIRDVWAENFSTNSAQKVWAAKFAARHPNVAVLDLSSFKCGHDAPTYAIIDKILGASRTPHLTLHDIDANKPGGSIKIRVKTFAYTLEQYQKRLTHPQQTTHNPTQEEIRV, from the coding sequence ATGACAAAGCCTCTCATAGCTAAATATGCACTCGGTATTGACATCGGTTCAACGACCGTAAAGTACGTAGTGTGCGATGAACATTTTAATATACTCCAAAAAGCCTATACCCCCCACGATACCAAACAAGCCCCGACACTTTTAAGACTCCTTCAAGAACTCTCCCTTGCACACCCTGATATCTATAACCACATAGACAAAGTCTACATCACCGGTTCAGGCGCCACCCGTATAGCACCCACGATCAATGCACGTTTTGTACAAGAGGTGAATGCTGTTGTCCTGGCCGTTGAACATCTCCATCCTGATGTAAGGGCTGTTGTCGAACTAGGCGGACAGGATGCGAAGATCATGCATTTTAAAGTCAGTGAGGATGGTAAGAAGTCCGTACTTAGCTCTATGAATGACAAATGTGCCTCAGGTACGGGTGCAACGATCGAGAAATGTACGATGAAAGTAGGCATGGAAAGCGATGAGGTTCAGAAACTTTCTTTTGAAACAGACAAACTTCACCATGTTGCAGCCAAGTGCGGGGTCTTTGCCGAAACAGACATCGTAAACCTTGTCAAAACCTCTGTTCCTTCGCATGAGATCATGAACTCACTTGCTGATGCCATCGTGATGCAAAATCTCACTGTCCTGACACGTGGGAATACCCTGATGCCTAAAGTCCTGCTTCTTGGAGGTCCCAACACTTACCTGCCATTTTTACAAGAGTGTTGGCGTATGCGTATCAGTGAACTATGGGATGAGCGTGGTGTACAGTATGACAAAGAGAAGATCAATGAACTCATCATCGTACCTGACAATGCCCAGTATTATGCTGCGTTAGGGGCCGTGATCTTCGGTGAAGGCGAAGCGAACCATGACAAACCTTTTACAGGTCTTATACAGCTTAAAACCCTGGTCGACACAGGAGGAGTGACACAAAATGAGAATGATGATACCCCTCTGGTTTCCAGCCCTGAAGAGTTACAAGCCTTTCAAGAAGAGTACACGATCAAAACGTTCACCCCTCCTCTACTCACAGAAAAAACCACCTGTTTCTTGGGTATAGACGGAGGTTCCACCTCTTCCAAAGCAGTCTTGTGTGATGCACAAGGAGAACTGCTATTGAAGGTCTATCAACTCTCCAAAGGGAACCCCATAGAAGATACCCTGGAGTTACTACAGAAAATACAGGCACAAGACCCACATCACTTCTATGACATTCAGGGCTTAGGTGTAACAGGTTACGCCGCGGATGTACTCGGCGGTGCACTCAATGCAGACGCGAATATCATCGAAACCATCGCACATATGAAAAGTGCACAAAAAGCCTTCGGAGAAGATATCAATGTCATCTGTGATATCGGAGGGCAGGATATCAAAGTGCTTTTCATGGAAAACGGCATGATGAAAAATTTCCGTCTTTCCAACCAATGTTCTGCAGGTAATGGTACCCTGCTTCAAAGTATGGCAAAACAGTTTGGTGTCCCTGTAGAAAACTACGCATACACCGCCTTTACAGCCAAAAAAGCGCCACTCTTTAACTATGGTTGTGCGGTGTTCCTGGACACGGACAGGGTCAACTTTCAAAAAGAGGGCTACAGCAAAGAAGAACTCTTTGCAGGCATTGCCAAAGTCTTGCCTAAAAATGTCTGGCAGTATGTCGTACAGGCACCCAACCTCGCTGCTTTTGGAGACCATTTTGTGCTGCAAGGTGGTACCCAGTACAATCAAGCTGCCCTTAAAGCCCAAGTAGACTATATCAAAGAGAAAGTACCGCATGCCAGAGTAGATGTACACCCTCATCCCGGAGAAGCCGGTGCCTATGGTGCAGCACTAGAAGCCAAAGATATGGTCGAGCAACGAGGGTATGCGACCTTTGTCGGTATGGAAGAAGCATTACAGATGACCTACACCTCCAGAACCGATGAGAGCACACGTTGTCACTTTTGCAGTATCAACTGTTCACGTACCTTTATAGACACACAAACCCCTTCATCTGACACTGTACGTTACATCGCAGGATTCTCATGTGAAGAGGGTACCGTGGAGTCCCATGAAGCACTCAAACTACTTAAAGAGGGGAGAAAAGCATTACAGAAAAACACCCCTAACCTTGTCAAAAAAGAGTCCATGTCACTCTTTGCACCTACCTATGACCTGGAGACAAAACCTACAGCTGCAACTCAAGTCAAAGAGCAACAGGTCAAAGTGACACTGGGTGGCTGGGGACCGACATTAAGAAAAGAGGTCACCAGAAACTTTTTGGAAAGTAGCCAAGAGAGTAAAACTTACAGAAAGAATCTGCAGATAGCCATACCCAAAGTGCTGAACGTTTACTCTTTGGCCCCTTTTTTACGTACCTATCTCGAAGCACTTGACCTTAGTCCTATGAACATACAGTTTTCAGGTTTTTCCAATGAAGACATGTTCCTGGAAGGGGCAAAATACGGCTCCGTAGATTCTTGCTACCCGGCAAAAGTGGCCCAATCTCATGTCTATTCACTGATGTACTCTAAAAAGTTTTCCAAAAAACACTTTGATCATCTCTGGTTCCCTGCGGTCACCCATCTTCCCGGCTATCTCAAACATACGATGGGCCAAACATCCTGTCCTATCATCTCAGGTACACCAAAAGTAGTCTACTCTGCCTTCACCAAAGAGAAAAACCTCTTTGAAGAAAAAGGCATTGATTACGTAGAAGATGCACTCAATTTTGACAACCATGACTTACTGAAAAAACAGCTTTTTCACACCTGGAGAGATAAACTCCGTATCACTGAAGATGAGAATAACTGGGCAGTAGAGCAGGCATGGAAAGCGTTGGATCAAAATGATGCGAAGATCATGCAGGAGGGACGCAGTATCTTAGATGAAGCTGTTGCTAATGACGAGATCGTGATCTTACTGCTAGGACGTCCTTACCATTCAGACCCGGGACTGAACCATGAAGTCTTGGACGAATTCCAATCCTTAGGGTTTAAAACACTCTCCATGCGTGCCATTCCCAAAGATGAAGATTATCTGATGCAGTACTTCAAAGAGGATGTCGACTTTGGTTATGTTGAATCCCCTTATGACATACGCGATGTATGGGCAGAGAACTTTTCAACCAATTCTGCACAAAAGGTCTGGGCAGCCAAATTTGCAGCACGGCATCCTAATGTTGCCGTACTTGACCTTTCCAGTTTCAAATGCGGTCATGATGCACCGACCTACGCGATCATTGATAAAATATTAGGGGCAAGCCGTACACCACACTTGACCCTGCATGATATCGATGCCAACAAACCCGGCGGATCCATAAAAATACGTGTGAAGACCTTTGCCTATACACTGGAACAATATCAAAAACGACTTACCCATCCACAACAGACAACGCACAATCCAACACAAGAGGAGATAAGAGTATGA
- a CDS encoding dicarboxylate/amino acid:cation symporter, whose amino-acid sequence MTLTQKVLWSMLLGIIVGLVINIGGWNNEGSFVQEYVVGGIFYIIGKMFITALKMLVVPLVFFSLISGVLGIGDVRKLGSVGVKSFGLYMLTTAIAIATAIGLAIIVAPGSGANGTATTTFIAKEAPPLSEVLINIIPDNVIHAFAYGNMLQIIFFSILFGISLLMVGKKAQNIAEGVEVLNEAMMHMVNIIMSVAPVAVFALLAKAISELGLDLLISLAGYVLVLVAALLLHLFGTLMILLKLFSGLSPKMFLQKIRDAQVFAFSTASSNATIPVTLRSVTKRMGVDNSVASFTVPFGATINMDGTAIMQGVATVFIANVYGVELGLSGYLTVILMSVLASVGTAGVPGVGLIMLSMVFVQVGLPVEGIGLILGVDRLLDMIRTSVNVTGDAVVTCIVAKSEKELDRSVFRDAKAGEVEALDIDEAEEEGLADIIHKTEEG is encoded by the coding sequence ATGACACTCACACAAAAAGTATTATGGTCGATGCTCCTGGGGATCATTGTAGGATTGGTGATCAATATCGGTGGCTGGAACAATGAAGGCAGTTTTGTGCAGGAGTATGTCGTAGGAGGAATCTTCTATATCATAGGAAAGATGTTCATTACCGCACTGAAGATGCTTGTGGTCCCTTTGGTCTTCTTCTCACTTATCTCGGGTGTACTGGGTATAGGAGATGTACGGAAGTTGGGAAGTGTAGGGGTAAAGTCATTTGGACTTTATATGTTAACGACGGCTATCGCGATCGCTACTGCTATAGGTTTGGCGATCATAGTGGCCCCTGGTTCTGGTGCGAATGGTACAGCTACAACAACTTTCATAGCCAAGGAAGCACCACCTCTTTCGGAAGTACTCATCAACATTATCCCTGATAATGTCATTCATGCCTTTGCTTACGGGAATATGTTGCAGATCATCTTCTTCTCTATTTTGTTCGGTATCTCATTGTTAATGGTAGGGAAAAAAGCACAAAACATTGCAGAGGGGGTAGAAGTTCTTAATGAAGCGATGATGCATATGGTCAATATCATTATGTCTGTAGCACCTGTCGCTGTGTTTGCATTGCTTGCCAAAGCGATTTCTGAACTCGGTTTGGATCTTCTTATCAGTCTGGCCGGGTATGTACTGGTGCTTGTGGCTGCGTTGTTACTGCATCTTTTTGGCACGCTGATGATCCTACTCAAACTTTTTTCCGGGCTGAGTCCTAAAATGTTCTTACAGAAGATACGGGATGCACAGGTCTTTGCTTTCTCCACAGCAAGTTCCAATGCGACCATACCCGTCACACTGAGATCTGTGACAAAGCGTATGGGGGTAGATAACTCGGTGGCTTCATTCACTGTACCTTTCGGGGCCACGATCAATATGGACGGTACGGCCATCATGCAGGGAGTGGCGACGGTCTTTATAGCAAATGTGTATGGCGTTGAACTGGGGTTAAGCGGTTATCTAACGGTGATACTTATGTCTGTGCTGGCTTCCGTAGGAACGGCAGGCGTACCCGGTGTAGGGCTCATCATGCTCTCCATGGTCTTTGTGCAGGTAGGACTTCCTGTAGAAGGCATAGGACTCATTTTGGGTGTTGACAGACTGCTTGACATGATACGTACTTCTGTGAATGTCACAGGGGATGCTGTTGTGACCTGTATCGTGGCTAAGAGTGAAAAAGAGTTGGATAGATCAGTATTCAGAGATGCCAAGGCTGGAGAAGTAGAAGCACTGGATATTGATGAAGCCGAAGAAGAGGGGTTGGCTGATATTATCCATAAGACAGAGGAAGGCTAA